Genomic window (Sphaerodactylus townsendi isolate TG3544 linkage group LG12, MPM_Stown_v2.3, whole genome shotgun sequence):
CACAGAGCATAGGAGGGATGCTGGGTCTTGGAAAAAGTTGACCAAGGAAGTTTCTCTGCAACCTGAATGTTATAATTTCAATCCTGTACAGTCACTCCAACAGACAAAGCTGTACCTGCATTCCTAAGAAATCGTTGTTTATAATCGACCACCACCCTGGTTTCAGGATTGTAGAAACCATCGCCACAGTCATAGCAGCCATCTGGGATGCTCCGAGGAGGATGCAAGTTTGTAAGTTGAGAAATGCCttgaaatacaaaaacaaaaagggtAAGAATATGCAGGGCTTCAGAGCAGAATGAATGGAAGGGGCCATAAATGGGGCCCTGGTCTTTGAACCGCTCTTGTGAGCAAGAATACTCATAAGCAGAGACTTCTGTGTTAATGTCAATGTTTAGGAAAGGTACTCCACAAATGGCCTACAAGCTGCACGAGTAACTTTTTAAGGGACTAAAGATCAGATGCCAGTGGTTGCcactggcagcaaaaaaaaaggaaaaaaagatatagGGGTGAATGGTAACAGaggaaggaagcagcagcagcttatTTGGCTAGTTGCCTGATTTCCCATCAGACTCAGTGGGTCCTACGAGACCTATGGGCCACCTTCTGAGACTAGTGAGGAGTCCAGTCTCATTTTGTCTTCTGCCTTTCGCCTTCTGCTTGCTTCAGAAGGCCTTTAACAGTTGCTTGACAATACACCAATGACTATTTTGTTGCTGGCTCCTGAATTCTGTTTAGCTGCTACATGATGTTTTGGTGTTTTCAGTGGCTGTGTGTTTACAGTGTCACTCTGATTGTACTTACTGATATCACAGAGCGGAAAATTGATTGCAATTCACTAAATACATCTAtctacacccacccacccacccatttatgCATTTTGTTCCTCATAAACTAGTCTCTCTTAATGAACAAATTTGGTCTAGCTCATATGACAGCCACTAAACCAATACCTGCAGGCTTCAGGCCACGACAGATTTCTGTATAAAACCGTCTGTCGTAACCATCGCAGTAATGCCACTTTTCGTCTTTGTATTCCAAGCCATCTGCAAAGGTGAATTTCCCCTGCAAGGCAAGGAGGGGATTTATTAACCATGTTCTGATTTGAAGACCAACCCCATTTCCCACCCAGGAATCAGTGAGGTTAatgaaatttccttttttttgtggGAACATGGTGAGACagaccacctggagactggacaTGATAACATGATATAAGGCCAAACCACACAATGCTGGAGTTCTAAGCAGGAAACTTGGATGTATTTTGACTCCAAAAGGCAGCTGTAGGGGGACAATGTGGATTGGGGttgttatgcggggggggggggggggttgatttaaCCCCCTGTTGCCATTTCCACCTTGGGTTGCTTTAAGCCATACATGGAGGACCTATTTTCAATTGGAGGTAACAGTGTGGTAGAATTAACTCTTCCCCTCAGTGTCATGGCTATGATCCATATCACCTCCCTCTTCCCAACACTTGCACACCTTTGGAACGTCTATAACTGAACACCAGCATCATGTGTAGCATGGTCCTATACATCAGAgtgttcaaaacatttcatgTAATCCCTAATCCAATCATGTTGCAAAGTAAGTCAGTATTATTATAGTGCAGATGGGAGTGTGGTGACTCACCTTAAAGGTACATACTGAATTCATGGCAGAGGGATCTGGGAACCTCTTGCCTTGTAGCTAAGTCTCTCAACCACTGGACCACAGGATGTCTACAGCTGTTCATTTAGTATGTGGCTAAACAGGGGCTTGACCTCACCTCTCCTAGGCCAACACCACCAACCTGTCCACTGGTTTAACACAAACTCTCTCCAAATTACAAACCCTAACAGTTCTGAGCACAAGACAATGAATGTGCAAAGAGGAGCAGCAGACACAAATAcgccagccccctcccacctccacatAATCACCAGCAATGTACCTACATGCGGAGAAACTGTTTGAACATATACTCCTGCCCGTGGTCAGGAAAGCACTATTGCCAACTGTGAGGAGGCAGCTACACGTTCTCACTTCCTGCATGCATAGGCACAGTGACAAAAGCCTGAAAATCTcaggagctgggaggggggaaacaagggAAAACAGTGTGATCATTCCCAGATCTCCCCTTCTCTCACTGACTGAATGCCCAGAGGGGTTAGGTGTCCAGAAATTACAAAGAACTGTGTATAGGATCCTTGCATGCATACATTAAG
Coding sequences:
- the MORN5 gene encoding MORN repeat-containing protein 5 isoform X2 yields the protein MKDGMFHGLGTLHFPSGSKYEGTWDSGIAIEGKFTFADGLEYKDEKWHYCDGYDRRFYTEICRGLKPAGISQLTNLHPPRSIPDGCYDCGDGFYNPETRVVVDYKQRFLRNADNDEHEWIIQTCRKGWDEIVGYKPKA